The proteins below are encoded in one region of Manis pentadactyla isolate mManPen7 chromosome 2, mManPen7.hap1, whole genome shotgun sequence:
- the ALLC gene encoding LOW QUALITY PROTEIN: probable inactive allantoicase (The sequence of the model RefSeq protein was modified relative to this genomic sequence to represent the inferred CDS: inserted 3 bases in 3 codons), with product MGPRLARGDKKSVLNTELRIPGGAMTGFGLQLLVGGGLTPGSLEPRIPLYFGENDTSRVEKFECENMGAPLGHAARYQGRRCAPASRSSWTRFFEVRSVYVFQSLSSDPMNRGRIMDSRTDSAHPQPARSHLHCVRPPGSGPRAPHPAAFLCALARSAPGCWLLSSCRDSAAWSRTPELRARLALRTVLQCPGPAPLGSVCRVTFEFNLKVARSGSTPVASRKRQPVVRTADSPGEGALARSREVTQPTDMASESVGGMILFATDNFFAPAETLIKNDSLRFKEHEYTEFGKWMDGWETRRKRIPGHDWCIIKLGIKGIIRGFDVDVSYFRGGYAPRVXIQAANLEEDKQPEIPQRGVRTRAAAAPKESAAISEVRLRNKGSNNWNYLVPMAELKPGVPASGHNYFPINSQQTWTHVRLNIFPDRRIARLRVYVTGQRDWTTTDPKEPLDLVTAAYGGAYVGFSDAHFGHANNMIEVGEAKSRADGWETERRLDRPPIVEKDENGLLLVPGCEWDVFRLAHPGXITQIEVKTKYFKGNSPDSCKLGGCXLPTQEEEDVIRQKGDLPGPKWEPLPPVTKPSPSDGHALSSLTLQPQDVATHAGLTIAPHGGMSCLRLRVFPSPTCLLRPPGKPMTRFSVKVGFRANL from the exons TGGTGCCATGACAGGCTTTGGGCTCCAGCTGCTGGTGGGCGGCGGCCTGACTCCTGGGAGCCTGGAGCCCCGCATCCCTCTGTACTTCGGCGAGAATGACACGTCTCGGGTTGAGAAGTTTGAATGCGAGAATATGGGAGC GCCCCTCGGGCATGCTGCTCGTTACCAGGGTCGTCGGTGTGCTCCTGCTTCTCGCTCCTCCTGGACTCGATTCTTTGAAGTGAGAAGCGTGTATGTGTTCCAGTCATTGAGCTCAGACCCGATGAACAGGGGCCGAATCATGGACAGTCGGACGGACAGTGCACATCCCCAGCCCGCACGTTCCCATCTGCACTGTGTCAG ACCCCCTGGTTCTGGGCCGCGGGCCCCTCACCCAGCAGCCTTCCTCTGTGCTCTTGCCCGGAGTGCCCCGGGGTGCTGGCTCCTGTCCAGCTGCCGAGACTCAGCCGCCTGGTCCAGGACACCCGAGCTCCGTGCCCGCCTGGCGCTCCGCACCGTCCTGCAGTGCCCTGGGCCCGCCCCGCTGG GATCTGTGTGCAGAGTCACCTTTGAGTTCAACCTGAAGGTAGCCCGGAGCGGGAGCACGCCTGTCGCATCACGCAAACGACAGCCCGTGGTCCGAAC GGCTGACTCTCCTGGGGAGGGGGCACTGGCCAGGTCTCGAGAAGTCACCCAGCCGACTGACATGGCATCTGAGTCCGTGGGAGGGATG ATTTTATTTGCAACAGACAACTTTTTTGCTCCTGCTGAAACCCTCATAA AAAACGACAGCCTGAGATTTAAAGAGCACGAATATACTGAGTTTGggaagtggatggatggatgggagacGAGAAGGAAGAGGATTCCAG GCCATGACTGGTGCATCATCAAGCTGGGAATAAAAGGGATCATCCGGGGCTTCGACGTGGATGTTTCTTACTTCAGGGGAGGCTATGCTCCTCGAG TCATTCAAGCAGCAAACTTGGAAGAAG ACAAGCAACCAGAAATTCCACAGAGAGGAGTCAGGACCCGAGCTGCCGCCGCCCCTAAGGAGTCTGCAGCGATTTCCGAGGTGCGCCTCCGAAACAAAGGG TCCAACAACTGGAATTACTTGGTTCCCATGGCAGAGCTTAAACCAGGAGTGCCTGCTTCCGGCCACAATTATTTTCCTATCAATTCCCAGCAGACATGGACTCACGTAAGACTCAACATTTTCCCAG ATCGTAGAATCGCACGTCTCAGAGTGTACGTCACAGGACAGAGAGACTGGACCACAACTGACCCCAAAGAACCCCTGGACCTAGTGACCGCTGCTTATGGGGGTGCCTATGTAGGGTTCAGCGATGCACATTTTGGGCACGCAAATAATATGATAG AAGTTGGTGAGGCAAAGTCTAGGGCAGATGGTTGGGAAACTGAAAGGAGGCTGGACAGGCCACCGATAGTAGAG AAAGATGAGAATGGCCTTCTCCTCGTCCCGGGATGTGAATGGGACGTTTTCCGACTGGCACATCCTG GTATAACTCAAATTGAAGTCAAGACAAAGTATTTTAAAG GCAACTCCCCTGACAGCTGTAAGCTGGGTGGCT GCTTGCCGACTCAGGAGGAAGAAGACGTGATCAGGCAGAAGGGGGACCTTCCTGGCCCTAAGTGGGAACCCCTTCCTCCAGTCACGAAG CCCTCCCCCAGCGATGGCCACGCGCTCAGCAGCCTCACCCTGCAGCCCCAGGATGTGGCCACTCACGCGGGGCTCACCATCGCCCCCCACGGGGGCATGAGCTGCCTCCGGCTCAGGGtcttccccagccccacctgcctccTGCGCCCCCCGGGGAAGCCGATGACGAGGTTCTCAGTTAAAGTGGGGTTCAGGGCCAACCTTTGA